ATTTTTGATAATAAAAAACCGTATGCTTTGCCACATACGGTATTTAACGAATTATGCTGTTAACTAACAGGCAATAAATAATCTCTTGTTGCTTGTTTAATGGTTACGCCACTTTCAAACTTGCCTTTGACTTCGCCACTAATGTTGGCACTGGTTTGGATAAAGCCGGTGCCGTAAAGCGAACCTTGTTGTTCTTTGAAGACGATTAAATAAGGGAAAGTTTGTTTGCCATAGAATTTTTTGCGTAAATCCGCTTGCATGGTGGTGGCTGGGGCATAGAAAAAGGTCAGTTTTACTGAGCCATATTCAATATCCCCCGGTTCGGTTTCAGTACCTTCGCTACACATTGTCGTCACATCTTCTTCGGTAAGGGTGTCACCGTCTTTTTCAATGTTTTTAATGGCACAGAAATTGGATGACCATTTGACTTTTTCAATGGTGGCATTTTTGAAATCGGTAGGTTGGTCTTTGTCACGCCAATCTACTTCATCAGCCAAGGTAATGACTTCGCTTGCCACGGATTTAACAGGATAGTAGCCATCTAACGAACCAAGTCCGCTAATTTTGATCGCATCGCCTGCTTTTAAACCATTGGAGGCAACGGTTACGGTGGGCGTTGCAATGGTGCAAGCAGTGATTTTCTTACTGGCTTCTAAGCCAATGCCGAGATAAAATTTTGTTCCTTGAAAGGGGGTAGTTTTAGTTGCCATAATTTAGTCCTCATAGTTAATTTGATAACGAATATTTGCCACAAACCAAGTACGATTGGTTTGATCTTGTTCATAAAGGTATTCAGTCAAGGAGATTTCATTGACGACGTCAAAAATCGCCTCGGTTTTTACCGCTTGTTGAAGGCATTGTTTAACCTGTTCAGCAATGCGATCAAGCTCGGCTTCGCCTTCTGCGGTTTTAAGGTAAATCGCGATATTGAGAGCGGCGTTCCATTGATGACTACAAAGGGAAATTTCTTGAGCTTCAATATCACTGAGAAAAACGGCAATGACCGCTTTTTCCTGATCAATATCAATAAATAATGGACGACAGGGGTAAATATGATTGATAAGGGGAATATTCCCTGTTAAAAGGGCGGTCACTTTTTCACGAATTTTTTGATGTATTAACATGATTATTTTCCGAGTATAAATTGGAGTTGTTGACGTAACTCATTTTGTACTTGAGCAGGATAATCTTTCAGTTGTTGATGAAACGCATTGGTTAATGGGGTACTTAAGGGAATTTTAACCACATCAATAGGATAACGCGCTTTGCCGACACGTTGCATAATATGTTGTCGTCCGTTTTTCAGTTTTTGTTTAAAACCACGTTCAACCGCATACTTACCTACGATAATGCCACCTTTGCCTACCCATATTTTGTTTCTAGGGCGTTCTAACAAGCGAATTAATGGCATATCCATACGATTCACTCGCATTTTTGCCACAGGCTGACGCCGTTTCGCTGATTGACTACGCACACGTCCTTGTAAGGTTCTAACTGGAACACCAATATGAGCCGCCACTTGTTTAATCGCCTTTTTACGGGCATTTTTGGCAATTTTATTCAAACTTTTGGCAACGGCGTTAGGGAGCTGTTGTTTTACTAATTGTTGCGCATTGGCTTGTAGTTGTTCTAGCCCCGTTACCTTTACACTCATCGTTACTCCAACTGTAAAATAATAAGCTCATCACTAAAGCTAAACCCTCGTACAACGTAATGTTGTTGTCCACGACTAACCTGATGCCCTAATTTAGGTTGGTAACCTGAGGACTTAAACAAGGTTAGAGTACGACAGGTACCGTTAATAATCGGATCATCGCCCATTACATTAGGGCTTTCATCAAGTAAAGCAGGATATGGCTGATTTTGGATCAGCCATTCATTCATCATAAGCTGTTGAATATCTTGCTCTGCTTTTGCCAATGCTTGCTCAAAGGGGCTAAGCATTGATCTTTACCTCGACCAATGATGAAGAGGTATCTGAGTTTGTCCAAGCAATACCTAGCCGTTTATTTGATCCAGCGGTTAATGTTGCTCCCTCAGTATCAGACCAGTATAAAACCGCCCCTTGTTTAATATCATCGGCTTGTTTCGCTTTTACTTGCCATACACCGCCAACAATGGCTGTACCTGTGCCTTTGTTTTCTACATCGGTGACGCAGATACCAATCAGATCTTCTAATACGACGACTTCGCCACTGGTAAGCGTTTTTTTAGCCGTAAAATCAATGGTATCGCCTTGTTGAATAAAATTTTTTGCCATAATGTTTTCCTTTATAAATAAAAAACCGCTCAAAGAGCGGTCAGTTTTAGTGAAGTTTTTGCGATGGATTAGCTATTGGTTACACGTACAATACCACGATGGTCTAATACATTAACCCCTGCATCAATACGCACTTTGGTGGTTACCCCGTCCACATTAAAGCCTGTTTGCTGATCAATAAATGGCGTTTCCACCCCATTTAAATAGCTCACTTCAATGGCTTCTTTGTTAATTAGGTACCAGATTTTGGCATTTTGAGCTTGTAAGCGTTGCGATTTCACTACAGGCACAATATCTTTCAATGGATTGATGATACCTGAGTTAATCTCCGCCCCCTCTACTGAACTGGAGCCGATCACTTGTTTAGCTCTTGTATATAGGGCGGTAGGGGCAAGCAATAAATCAGGCTCAATCGCCAGTTGCTTACCATCAAAGGATTTTTGTCCATTCATTAACTGAATAGCACTATCAAGGGTAGCAATATCCATTTTGCCGCTCGTTAGGGTATTTTTATGGGAAGCATCATAGAGTTTTTTACCATCATAGCCCATCACAGGATCGCCGGTTAATTGCGCAAACACTAAATCCGCAATGGTAGCTCGTGCCGCTTGCCCTAATTTATAAGGCACTTGGGTTAACATATGCATATCATCATTAATGATAAGCTGACGTGTTAAGCTAAACATTCCGCCATAAGTGGCAAGGGAAACTTGGGTTCCTGTGTCGCTTAAGGTAACATAGCGATACTCAGCCCCCTCACGAACTTGTGGTAAGCTATCAAAGCCACCTAATCCGACCCGATAAGCAGGACGGAAATCCGTTAAGGTGCCTTTATGTGTCCATTGCTCAAAGTTTTCGGTGCTTTCTGCCCAACCTTTTAAGACGGATTTATGTGCAACATCAATGAGAATCTGCCCAAAATCAGAGGTAGAGTGAGTAAAGGCTAAACCGACCATTTGCATTGGATTGAGGTTTAAAATGCTGATACCTCGATCAGTTAAAGACACTCGGGCTAATTCACGCAATGTCATTGCATTGTAAGCGTTGTCTTTTTGGCTACCCTCAAAGCCTGCTCGGGCAAGCAATGAGGCTTTGACACTATCGCCCACTAAATTACCGTTGTCTACATAAATATAGTTTTGTGGCACGCTTGGGCTGGTATTTTCGCCTAATTTAGCTAACAGTTTGTCTTTGGCTTGCTCTGGGCTAATATGAATATCTCCTAAACATTCCACCAATAATTCATTGTATTGCCCATTAAAGGGCGCAAATACCGCTTTAATGGCTTGGTTACGTTCCGCCATTTGGGCTTGTAATTGTGCCGTCTGAGCTGGCGCTTCTGGCTGGGATTGCGTTGTAGGTTGTTCTTGTTGGCTTAACGCCTGTACGCGGTTATCTTCTGTAGATAACATATCTTTAATGTGTTTTGGCATATTGTTGTAGTCCTCTAGTTTTTTGGATTGATAGGAAGCCATTGCCTGTAAGGGCTTGGCAAGTATATCGGCGAAACCTTGTTCAACACATTCTCGTCCGTTAAGCCAAGTTTCGCAGGCTAGCATTTCGGCTAACTCTTGGTGAGATTTGCCGGTTTTTTCAGCGTACGCAGGAATTAAAATATGTTCTACTTTATCAAGCAGATCAGCATATTTACGCATTTCTTCCGCATCGCCACCTTGTACGCCCCAAGGCTTATGGATCATCATCATAGCATTTTCAGGCATAATGATTTCATCGCCTGCCATGGCAATGACCGATGCCATAGAGGCAGCAAGACCGTCAATATAGACGGTCTTTTTCGCTGGATGATTTTTGAGAAGGTTGTAAATGGCAATGCCCTCAAATACATCGCCTCCGGGCGAATGAATATGAATATCAAGCTGTTCTAAATCTTTACCTAAGGCAGTAAGTTCTTTGCTAAAGGCTTTTG
Above is a window of Volucribacter amazonae DNA encoding:
- a CDS encoding DUF2190 family protein, producing the protein MAKNFIQQGDTIDFTAKKTLTSGEVVVLEDLIGICVTDVENKGTGTAIVGGVWQVKAKQADDIKQGAVLYWSDTEGATLTAGSNKRLGIAWTNSDTSSSLVEVKINA
- a CDS encoding ClpP-like prohead protease/major capsid protein fusion protein; translation: MTTTQHNPALTKNSRSWYQIQAKGKQGAEIRIFEEIGFLGVTAKAFSKELTALGKDLEQLDIHIHSPGGDVFEGIAIYNLLKNHPAKKTVYIDGLAASMASVIAMAGDEIIMPENAMMMIHKPWGVQGGDAEEMRKYADLLDKVEHILIPAYAEKTGKSHQELAEMLACETWLNGRECVEQGFADILAKPLQAMASYQSKKLEDYNNMPKHIKDMLSTEDNRVQALSQQEQPTTQSQPEAPAQTAQLQAQMAERNQAIKAVFAPFNGQYNELLVECLGDIHISPEQAKDKLLAKLGENTSPSVPQNYIYVDNGNLVGDSVKASLLARAGFEGSQKDNAYNAMTLRELARVSLTDRGISILNLNPMQMVGLAFTHSTSDFGQILIDVAHKSVLKGWAESTENFEQWTHKGTLTDFRPAYRVGLGGFDSLPQVREGAEYRYVTLSDTGTQVSLATYGGMFSLTRQLIINDDMHMLTQVPYKLGQAARATIADLVFAQLTGDPVMGYDGKKLYDASHKNTLTSGKMDIATLDSAIQLMNGQKSFDGKQLAIEPDLLLAPTALYTRAKQVIGSSSVEGAEINSGIINPLKDIVPVVKSQRLQAQNAKIWYLINKEAIEVSYLNGVETPFIDQQTGFNVDGVTTKVRIDAGVNVLDHRGIVRVTNS
- a CDS encoding phage tail protein, which produces MLSPFEQALAKAEQDIQQLMMNEWLIQNQPYPALLDESPNVMGDDPIINGTCRTLTLFKSSGYQPKLGHQVSRGQQHYVVRGFSFSDELIILQLE
- the gpU gene encoding phage tail terminator protein, producing MLIHQKIREKVTALLTGNIPLINHIYPCRPLFIDIDQEKAVIAVFLSDIEAQEISLCSHQWNAALNIAIYLKTAEGEAELDRIAEQVKQCLQQAVKTEAIFDVVNEISLTEYLYEQDQTNRTWFVANIRYQINYED
- a CDS encoding phage tail protein produces the protein MSVKVTGLEQLQANAQQLVKQQLPNAVAKSLNKIAKNARKKAIKQVAAHIGVPVRTLQGRVRSQSAKRRQPVAKMRVNRMDMPLIRLLERPRNKIWVGKGGIIVGKYAVERGFKQKLKNGRQHIMQRVGKARYPIDVVKIPLSTPLTNAFHQQLKDYPAQVQNELRQQLQFILGK